The Oncorhynchus tshawytscha isolate Ot180627B linkage group LG12, Otsh_v2.0, whole genome shotgun sequence genome includes a window with the following:
- the LOC112262957 gene encoding serine/threonine-protein phosphatase 2A 55 kDa regulatory subunit B alpha isoform isoform X1, protein MAGAGGGGNDVQWCFSQVKGAIDDDVAEADIISTVEFNHSGELLATGDKGGRVVIFQQELESKNQPQCRGEYNVYSTFQSHEPEFDYLKSLEIEEKINKIRWLPQKNAAQFLLSTNDKTIKLWKISERDKRPEGYNLKEEDGRYRDPTTVTTLRVPVFHPMDLMVEASPRRVFANAHTYHINSISVNSDCETYLSADDLRINLWNLEITDRSFNIVDIKPANMEELTEVITAAEFHPNQCNTFVYSSSKGTIRLCDMRASALCDQHSKLFEEPEDPSNRSFFSEIISSISDVKFSHSGRYMMTRDYLTVKIWDLNMESRPVETYQVHEYLRSKLCSLYENDCIFDKFECCWNGNDSVVMTGSYNNFFRMFDRGYRQDVTLEASRESSKPRSVLKPRKVCTGGKRKKDEISVDSLDFNKKILHTAWHPQDNIIAVATTNNLYIFQDRL, encoded by the exons CTGACATCATATCCACTGTGGAATTCAATCACTCTGGCGAGCTACTAGCCACTGGGGACAAGGGGGGCCGTGTTGtcatctttcagcaggagctAGAG AGTAAGAACCAGCCACAGTGCCGTGGAGAGTACAATGTTTACAGCACCTTCCAGAGCCACGAGCCTGAGTTCGACTACCTGAAGAGCCTTGAGATCGAGGAGAAGATCAACAAGATCCGGTGGCTTCCTCAGAAGAACGCTGCACAGTTCCTCTTGTCCACGAATG ATAAAACTATAAAGCTGTGGAAAATCAGTGAACGGGACAAGAGACCAGAGGGGTACAACCTGAAGGAAGAGGATGGACGTTACAGAGACCCCACCACTGTCACAACACTacgg GTCCCAGTGTTTCATCCCATGGACCTGATGGTGGAGGCCAGCCCCAGACGAGTGTTTGCCAACGCGCACACCTACCACATCAACTCCATCTCGGTCAACAGCGACTGTGAGACCTACCTGTCTGCCGATGACCTTCGCATCAACCTCTGGAACCTGGAGATCACTGACCGCAGCTTTA ACATTGTAGACATCAAGCCAGCTAACATGGAGGAGTTGACAGAGGTGATCACAGCAGCAGAGTTCCATCCTAACCAGTGCAACACCTTTGTCTACAGCAGCAGCAAGGGCACCATCCGCCTCTGTGACATGAGGGCATCAGCTCTCTGTGACCAGCACTCCAAAC TGTTTGAAGAGCCTGAGGATCCAAGCAACCGCTCATTCTTCTCTGAGatcatctcctccatctctgatGTCAAGTTCAGCCACAGTGGGCGCTACATGATGACCCGGGACTACCTCACCGTCAAAATCTGGGACCTCAACATGGAGTCCCGTCCAGTAGAGACTTATCAG GTTCATGAATACCTCAGGAGTAAACTGTGCTCACTCTATGAGAATGACTGCATCTTTGATAAGTTTGAGTGCTGCTGGAATGGAAACGACAG TGTTGTGATGACGGGCTCATACAACAACTTCTTCCGGATGTTTGACCGAGGCTACCGGCAGGATGTGACCCTGGAGGCGTCTCGGGAGAGCAGTAAGCCTCGCTCTGTGCTCAAGCCCCGTAAGGTGTGCACAGGTGGGAAACGCAAGAAGGACGAAATCAGTGTAGACAGCCTGGACTTTAACAAGAAGATCCTCCACACGGCCTGGCACCCCCAGGACAACATCATTGCCGTGGCCACCACTAACAACCTCTATATATTTCAGGACAGACTGTAA
- the LOC112262957 gene encoding serine/threonine-protein phosphatase 2A 55 kDa regulatory subunit B alpha isoform isoform X2, whose protein sequence is MYADKTIKLWKISERDKRPEGYNLKEEDGRYRDPTTVTTLRVPVFHPMDLMVEASPRRVFANAHTYHINSISVNSDCETYLSADDLRINLWNLEITDRSFNIVDIKPANMEELTEVITAAEFHPNQCNTFVYSSSKGTIRLCDMRASALCDQHSKLFEEPEDPSNRSFFSEIISSISDVKFSHSGRYMMTRDYLTVKIWDLNMESRPVETYQVHEYLRSKLCSLYENDCIFDKFECCWNGNDSVVMTGSYNNFFRMFDRGYRQDVTLEASRESSKPRSVLKPRKVCTGGKRKKDEISVDSLDFNKKILHTAWHPQDNIIAVATTNNLYIFQDRL, encoded by the exons ATGTACGCAG ATAAAACTATAAAGCTGTGGAAAATCAGTGAACGGGACAAGAGACCAGAGGGGTACAACCTGAAGGAAGAGGATGGACGTTACAGAGACCCCACCACTGTCACAACACTacgg GTCCCAGTGTTTCATCCCATGGACCTGATGGTGGAGGCCAGCCCCAGACGAGTGTTTGCCAACGCGCACACCTACCACATCAACTCCATCTCGGTCAACAGCGACTGTGAGACCTACCTGTCTGCCGATGACCTTCGCATCAACCTCTGGAACCTGGAGATCACTGACCGCAGCTTTA ACATTGTAGACATCAAGCCAGCTAACATGGAGGAGTTGACAGAGGTGATCACAGCAGCAGAGTTCCATCCTAACCAGTGCAACACCTTTGTCTACAGCAGCAGCAAGGGCACCATCCGCCTCTGTGACATGAGGGCATCAGCTCTCTGTGACCAGCACTCCAAAC TGTTTGAAGAGCCTGAGGATCCAAGCAACCGCTCATTCTTCTCTGAGatcatctcctccatctctgatGTCAAGTTCAGCCACAGTGGGCGCTACATGATGACCCGGGACTACCTCACCGTCAAAATCTGGGACCTCAACATGGAGTCCCGTCCAGTAGAGACTTATCAG GTTCATGAATACCTCAGGAGTAAACTGTGCTCACTCTATGAGAATGACTGCATCTTTGATAAGTTTGAGTGCTGCTGGAATGGAAACGACAG TGTTGTGATGACGGGCTCATACAACAACTTCTTCCGGATGTTTGACCGAGGCTACCGGCAGGATGTGACCCTGGAGGCGTCTCGGGAGAGCAGTAAGCCTCGCTCTGTGCTCAAGCCCCGTAAGGTGTGCACAGGTGGGAAACGCAAGAAGGACGAAATCAGTGTAGACAGCCTGGACTTTAACAAGAAGATCCTCCACACGGCCTGGCACCCCCAGGACAACATCATTGCCGTGGCCACCACTAACAACCTCTATATATTTCAGGACAGACTGTAA